ACGCAAGTGGATAACAACATGCAAGGGCTAGATAAGCGCCTGATTGCTATGGATGATCGCTTTCCAGGATTGGATGAGCGCCTGGTTGCTATGAATAACAGCATCCAAGGGCTAGATGAGCGCCTGATTGCTATGGATAATCGCCTTCCAGAGTTGGATGAGCGCTTAGTTACTCTAGATAACAGCATCCAACAATTAGATAGGCGCTTGATAGCTGTAGAGAATCGCTTTCAAGGGTTGGATGAGCGCTTAGTTACTCTGGATAACAGTATCCAAGGAATAGATGACAGCTTAAATGCTATTCATACTTTAATTACCAACTGGCTAACTGATATTCAAGAACGTTTGGATACTCTGAATCGTCTAGTACAAGAAATAGATGAGCATAAAAATATTGTAGATGCTCGGATTGAAAAAATGGGCGATCAATTAATTACAACAGATAATCGTATAATTACAGCAAATGCTCGTATTCACGAAATCAATGAGCATTACATCAGAAACGATAGTTACCTCAAAAATGACTTAATGCAGCAAAAGCGTTTAATAACAGTGTTTTTGGAAGATGCAAGAAAACGCTTACCAGAACCTTTTAGCCAAAAAGAGTTAGAAATCTTTGTAAATGAAGATATGCACTTTTTAGATGCCTTCTATGCTGCATTTGAAGAGCAGTTTCGAGGTAGTCGGGAAGAAATATTAGACAGATTAAAAGTTTATTTGCCATTGATTGAGCAAGCAAAGATAGGCACACATGAATCACCAATTTTAGATGTAGGTTGTGGGCGTGGTGAATGGCTAGAATTGTTACAGGAATCTGGATATACAGCCAGAGGTCTGGATATCAACAAAGTAATGGTAGAACAATCCCGCTCCAGGGGATTTGAGGTGATAGAAGCGGATGTAATAGTTTATGTACAATCTTTACCAGATAGTAGCTTAGGAATGATAACTGGTTTTCATATTATTGAGCATCTAACTTTTACAAAGTTAATGAAATTTTTCAGTGAAGTAGTCAGGGTACTTAAGCCTGGTGGATTAGCCATTTTTGAAACACCTAATCCTCAAAATGTATTAGTTGGTAGTTGTAATTTTTATTTCGATCCCACGCATCATAATCCTTTACCAAGCTCAATGATTAAATTTATTCTGGAAACGCAAGGTCTACACCAAGTAAAAATTCTCAATCTTCACCCTTACCCAGAAACTTATAAGCTTAGTGGTTCTGAGGTAGCTGAACGATTTAATGATTACTTTTACGGAGCGCAAGATTATGCAGTTGTTGGATATAAATTATAGACTCAAAAATTGAATGTATTAATTACCATATGAGCGAATTACAACCATCTCTAAGAATTGCTATAGATTTAACTCCTCTACGACCTGGTGGTGAAAATGGAGGCGCTAAAGTTTTAGTATTGACCCTACTAAAGCAATTTCAAGAATTAGCACCTCATCATTATTTCTTACTCCTTACAGCTCCTTGGAATCATTTAGAATTAGCCCAATACGAGACTAACAGGATGGAGCGACTATTAGTTCCTGATTCAATTGATACACCAAAAAACAATAATTTGGGGCTTTTCTCTAGACTTGTAAAAAAAATAGTTAATAAAATTAACTTTAATTTCAATAATTTTATAGGCTCTAGCTCCTTACTGAAAGAAAATAAGATTAATTTACTATTTTGTCCTTTCTCTGCACCAACATATGCTGACAAAGATATTCCGTTAGTAGCTATTGCTTATGATTTACAGCATTTAGACTACCAATTTTTCTTTACTTCTCAAGAACAGCAACATCGAACCAAATTTATAGTTGAGCTTCTTAATAAGTCCCAAAAAATCATTTGCATTTCAGATTTTACACGCCAATCATTTATCAAGCATTTTAAAACGCCCCCCGATAAACTTGCTGTTATACCGATTTCTATTCATGAACGCCTAGTTGAATTAAATGAAAGCACTGTTATAGAGTATCTCAACAGTATAGGTTTAGCAGGACGAAAATATGCATTTTATCCTGCTAACTATTGGCCACATAAAAACCATCGTATCCTGTTAACAGCATATGGAATATATAAAAAACAGTTTCCAAATTCATTTTTAGATTTAGTTTTTACAGGTGCATTAGAACATGAAGAAAATCACTTAAAGGAAGCAGTAGACCTTATGGGTTTGAGCGAAAATATC
This Nostoc sp. C052 DNA region includes the following protein-coding sequences:
- a CDS encoding methyltransferase domain-containing protein, whose product is MIESNYPETNIDELIHKDVENFSKNQAHSQLVDSQSNIDTSNLKLSISYIETFIENAESRSSARTKWPDKLNLFPFNLSGKLQKLILKIVNFIFKDQREINFSIINSLKESVALNHQLVEHIATLKTQVDNNMQGLDKRLIAMDDRFPGLDERLVAMNNSIQGLDERLIAMDNRLPELDERLVTLDNSIQQLDRRLIAVENRFQGLDERLVTLDNSIQGIDDSLNAIHTLITNWLTDIQERLDTLNRLVQEIDEHKNIVDARIEKMGDQLITTDNRIITANARIHEINEHYIRNDSYLKNDLMQQKRLITVFLEDARKRLPEPFSQKELEIFVNEDMHFLDAFYAAFEEQFRGSREEILDRLKVYLPLIEQAKIGTHESPILDVGCGRGEWLELLQESGYTARGLDINKVMVEQSRSRGFEVIEADVIVYVQSLPDSSLGMITGFHIIEHLTFTKLMKFFSEVVRVLKPGGLAIFETPNPQNVLVGSCNFYFDPTHHNPLPSSMIKFILETQGLHQVKILNLHPYPETYKLSGSEVAERFNDYFYGAQDYAVVGYKL
- a CDS encoding glycosyltransferase family 1 protein, whose translation is MSELQPSLRIAIDLTPLRPGGENGGAKVLVLTLLKQFQELAPHHYFLLLTAPWNHLELAQYETNRMERLLVPDSIDTPKNNNLGLFSRLVKKIVNKINFNFNNFIGSSSLLKENKINLLFCPFSAPTYADKDIPLVAIAYDLQHLDYQFFFTSQEQQHRTKFIVELLNKSQKIICISDFTRQSFIKHFKTPPDKLAVIPISIHERLVELNESTVIEYLNSIGLAGRKYAFYPANYWPHKNHRILLTAYGIYKKQFPNSFLDLVFTGALEHEENHLKEAVDLMGLSENILFLGFLNQEALTAVWQGCQCLIFPSLYEGFGIPTLEAMKFGKPVLSSNAASLPEVGGDAVIYFDPRKPDEIASCLAKINDNQLLVEQLVKKGFQRLELFDGKEMAYQYLSVFEKEALNQKTLVQTMISGIYDDGWSAPEFHISIEPGLSGRTLEILFETPEFYPTSKATIKLRTKQRKASYNCLRGESQKVILPLLPTGEVVTVQISPSFQPSQLNLNSDQRRLGLMVRHCRVNLVDGSSSSILALESVV